A stretch of DNA from Bacteroidales bacterium:
CCACGCACCATTCAAATATCCAAACAAACCAAGGTAACTTTCATATTCCCTTTTGATATAAAGCGATTCAATGGTAAAGTTATTTCCATCGTAAGCACCGGAGAACGGATTGATTTCGCTACCAATAGGCTCCCATCCCAGCCCGTTAAACCAGGTTTCGGTTTCTGTGGCATCAATATCAGCAGTTTGAAGGAAGAATTTACCACTAAAGGTATTGCCGGCGTTGGTTTCAACAGATAACCAATAAAGATTTTCAAGACTTGCAATCAGGTAAGGATCTTCCTGGGTTCCTGTTCCTTCAGGTGGTATTGGGGTAGGATCATCAAGCGTGGCCGGTGCCGGGCAGCAAGGCGCAGAAACCGTACCCGCCTCAAAAGGATAAGCCGTAAGGCAAAGTTCAGCAGGTCCGGATAACACATCTGTATCATCCGTATTAACTTCATTGGAAAAAACCGGTGAAGATGTATTGGGTTGTGTGGCAGCAAACGGATCATGTTTGCCCTGGTTGTCACCCTGTATTGTAACAGGGTTTGTGCAAATAAGCATCACCGGCAGAAGAAGCAGAGCGGCGATTAACATCCGAAAGTGAGATTGTTTTTTCATAAGGCTTTTTTTTAAGTGTGAGAAAGATACTACATTTTGGATAAGGCTTTTACCTGCAACGTCAAAAATTCCGAGGTGTGTGTTTCCCGGGGATTGGCAAAAAAAATCTATCGTACTTGCGTTGCCCATCGGGTTCGGGAAAACGGTGATCTGATGCTTTCCGGCTTCAGTTTCGATGGTTGCAACGCTGGGGTTGAGATGAAGGGTATCTTGCCCACAAATTTGCAACGAATCGTTTCTTGTGAGGTTGATAACCCAAACTGAGTCAACAATTGAACTAAAGCCTGAACCAGTGAAACTGATCAGGTAATCTTGTCCGTAGGACTGCAACAAGACGATTACCATGAATAGAATGAAAGTAAATTTCTTCATTTTAAAAGAGGTTAGGTTATTACATCATTTTCTTTGGTAATGTGGAAAACATGAAAACACCAACAGGCAAAGCTCACTGCAGATTCATTTATTTTTTAATAATTTTGGAAAAACAACTGATTCGAAAGATACTAAAAAAAAAAGCAATACACATACATTTAATGCAAATAAAAATTACATCGATTGGGAAAGGTTTAATGAAAAACATTTCTAATGAATCTAACAAAAGGTTGTCAATACCAGGAGAGTGCATGAAATGAACAGCATCCATGAGGAATGGGATGGAAAAATAAACGGCAGCAATGCTTCTGAAGGGGTTTATTTCTGGACCTGCGACTACCAGACCCTGGACAGAACGGGAAAAATTGTGAATCGCTCACAGCAGGGAAGCGTGACGATGCTGAGGTAAACTACCCCTGATGATTCAACAGCTTATTGACAAAGGAGGTGATGTCATAACTGCCGTTAAATACCTGGTGCAACTCGCTGAGGATCGGGTATTCATCAGGCTCAACTCCCTTCTCCTGCAATTCCCTGTAAAAAATATTCACAGCAATTCGTCCTTCCAGCACTACCTTTTCGGAAATATTATCGGTGAAAAACCCTTTTCCAATGAGCAAACCCAGTGTGCGGTTGCGACTTAGATCATTCAGCGAAGTCAGGGCAAAATCGCCAATACCGCAATAGTTAAATAGGGTTTTCTTTTTGCCGCCAAAAAGCAGCAGGATATGCCGCATCTCACTCAGTGCTTTCGTGAAAATCATAAATTTGAGGTTGGGCGATTCAAACTGGGCATCTACCACACCGATGGCGATGGCGTAAATGTTTTTTAAAATGCTCAGCATCTCAACCCCCCGGATGTCAGCCGAAAAATCAATATAAACGGAAGTATTTCTAAAAACCTCCTGAAAGACACTGAAAAGCGCCCCCTCATCAGCGCCAAGTGTAAAAGAAGTCGGCTGGTTATTAATGATCTCCCTGGCAAACGAAGGCCCTTTCAGCGCACAAACAGGGTTGGGCAATTGTTCCTTGAGCGATTCAACAATGGTTTGATGCTGGTTACCAAATCCTTTGGCAAGATTTACAATGATGGAGTGGGGATGAATGTTCTGGTTAGTCAAAAAATCAACGACCACAACCGATGGAATGGCCACAAAGACGATGGCTTCATGTTGCAAAAGCGAAAAATCTGTAGCAGCCTTTAACCGGTTTTCCAGCAGAATGTTGGGGAAATATTTTTTATTGATATGCACGGAGTTAATGGTATCGACGACCTCTTTCTCGATGGTGATCAGCGTGACATCCAGCTCCGGCTTCCTGGTGAGTACATTGCCCAATGCGGTGGCTATGGCCCCTGCGCCGAGAAAATAGATCTTTTTTTGTTGTTGATTATTCATTTTTATCTTCCGTGTTTAATGGATTGACTGTGCCAAAGTGTTTAAGATGATCAGCCCAACGTGCGGGATTCCTCCATTTTAACCAGGCGCCTCTCAAACTGTTTAGTTCAACGGGTTCGTAAAACTTAAT
This window harbors:
- a CDS encoding glycerol-3-phosphate dehydrogenase, which encodes MNNQQQKKIYFLGAGAIATALGNVLTRKPELDVTLITIEKEVVDTINSVHINKKYFPNILLENRLKAATDFSLLQHEAIVFVAIPSVVVVDFLTNQNIHPHSIIVNLAKGFGNQHQTIVESLKEQLPNPVCALKGPSFAREIINNQPTSFTLGADEGALFSVFQEVFRNTSVYIDFSADIRGVEMLSILKNIYAIAIGVVDAQFESPNLKFMIFTKALSEMRHILLLFGGKKKTLFNYCGIGDFALTSLNDLSRNRTLGLLIGKGFFTDNISEKVVLEGRIAVNIFYRELQEKGVEPDEYPILSELHQVFNGSYDITSFVNKLLNHQG